DNA from Polaribacter sp. NJDZ03:
CAAAAATTGTAAAGGACAGTAAAAAAACAAGAACAGTATTAATTATCGTTGGTCATGCAATTGGTGCTCGTAAAAACAGGTCTCAATTATACAGTCCAGATGTGAAACACATTTTTAGAACGAATAAGAAATTTGTAGTAACAGAATAAAACCATTTCGTATTTAGATCTCATAGGTTTTAAAAACCTGTGAGATTTTTATAAACTTATTGATAAAACAAATAGCATGATATTAGTCTTTGGAGGAACAACAGAAGGTAAAAAAACAGCTGCTTTATTAGAAAGTATGGCAATGCCTTTTGTGTATTCAACAAAAACAAATATCTCTTTTGATATCACTAAAATTGCGCGTTACCGTTACGGTGCATTAGATGAAAAAGAACTAGAAAGTTATTTACTAGAAAACAACATACAAACCATTATTAACGCTTCTCATCCGTTTGCAGAAATATTGCATAAAACCATTGCTAAAGTGGCAGAAAAGCTACAAATCCCTGTACTAAAATTCGGACGAGAATTACTTTCTAAAACCATTCATCCTTTAGTAAAATATGTGAATTCATATGATGCTGCTTTTGCGTTGTTAAAAGAAAAACAGACTTTATTAGCCTTAACTGGTGTACAATCTATTAAAAAATTGCATCCGTGGTGGCAAGAAAACACAACGTATTTTAGAATACTAAACAGACCCGAATCTTTAGCCATTGCTAAAGAAAGTAATTTCCCTGAAAAGCAATTAATTTTAGGCTTACCGTCTGACAGTTTAGAAAAAGAAATTGAGCTGATTAAAATGCATCATATTGATGTAATTCTCACTAAAGAAACTGGTAACAGTGGGTTTTTAAGCACCAAGATTGAAGCGGCTTTACAAACGAATGCAGAAATTATTATTATCAATCAACCTAAAACACCAAGTTACTTTACGGTTGTGTTTCATGAAATTGATTTACAACGTATTTTAACGAATACTCCTACTCCAACCTTGCTAACCAATACTTCGCAATTATGGGATTAAGAGAAATACCAAAAGGCCCTTTAAGAGAAGGTTTTACAACAGGCACTTGCGCTACGGCTGCTGCTAAAGCAGGATTGATGGCAATTATCCATCAGAAGAAAAACAGCACTGTAAACGTACATTTACCTATTGATAAAATATTAGAAATCACTATTCATTCTTGTGAGTTTACAGAAAACACGGCTACATGTTCTGTGATAAAAGACGCTGGCGATGATCCAGATGTTACCAATGGCGCAGAAATAGGTTGTATTTTAAAATTAACACAAGAAAAAGACATTCAGTTTATTGCCGGAGAAGGCGTTGGTACCGTAACTCTTAAAGGTTTAGAGTTGGCTATTGGAGAACCTGCAATTAATCCAGTTCCTAGAAAAATGATAACCAGTGCAATTCAGAAATTATTGCACGATTACGATTTAGAATGTGGGGTATCCGTGACCGTTTTTGTGACCAACGGAAAAAAATTAGCAAAACGTACGCTTAATGAACGTGTAGGTATTATGAATGGCATTTCTATACTAGGTACAACTGGTATTGTAAAACCTTACTCCTCTTCTTCTTATATAGCCAGTATAGAACAAGGTATTGATGTTGCTGTGGCTAATAAGATTACAGAATTGGTGATTAATTCTGGAGCAAGAAGTGAAAAGTTTTTATCAGAAAAATTTAATCATTTGCCAGCATATGCTTTTATCCATTACGGAAATTGGATTGGAGAAACCCTAACCAAAATAAATGAATGCAATATTAAAAAAGTAAGCATTGGTATTATGCTTGGTAAAGCTGTAAAATTAGCAGGTGGAATAACAGATACGCACAGTTGTGTATCTAGTTGGAATAAAGATTTTGTAGTGGATTTAGCACAACAAATTGGCTTTGAAGACGGAGATAAAATTAAAGAATTAAATATGGCAGGTCGTTTAATTGAGTTATTCGAGTTTGAACAAAATTCGCCTTTCTTTCAATTACTATTAGAACATTGCTATAAACACACGCATACAAAAATGAAACAGGTAGCCCTAGATATTTACCTTATTCATAAAAACGGAACACTTATTAAATATATTAAATAATGACAATAACTTCTTTAATTAGGCCTTTAATGGCAGGGATTTTACATTCTTTTGAACCAGACCACGTTACAGCAGTTTCTGTATTGGCAACCGAAAATGCTATCAGTAAAAAAAAGGTAGATTTTAAGACTGTCTTTAAAGCATCTCAGTGGGCGTTTGGGCATTCTGCAACCTTATTACTTTTTGGTGGCGTGGCTTTACTTTTTAAAAGTATGGCTACTTTATTTGTACATAATATTTCTTTTTATGCAGAACTAGCGGTTGGTCCTATTATGATCTGGTTAGGTGTTGTTGCAATTAAAAGAAACCATGCGATTAATGAAATGGTTAAAGAGCATAAAAAGATTGAAGCGCACGAGCATCAACTAGCTAACCCAATACATTTACACGGTACCAAAGGAGAAGAAATTGCGGTAAACCCAATGAATAAATCTTTTTGGATTGGCATGTTACACGGATTAGCTGGTACAGGTGGCGCTTTAACTTCTGCACTCGTTTTAAGTAGTGATACTGTAACCGATGCTCTTCTTATTCTTGCCGTAGAATCTCTAGGTATCATTGTAGCAATGGGTGCTTATAGTTATGTTTTAATTACGGTAATGAGTCGTTTTTTAGAGCGAAATTTATCCATTTTTAAATGGATGAATGGTATTGCCGGTGCAGCATCTGCAATTATCGGAATTATATGGACTTATAATACACTTTCTACCTTATGATTGCTGATAAAAAACAAATCAACTTTCCTTTTTCTGCCATTGTTGGTCAAGATAATTTTAAGTTAGCTCTTATTTTAAACTTGGTAGACCCGCTTATTGGTGGTGTTTTGGCTATTGGTGATAAAGGAACAGGAAAAACTACATTAATTAGATCGTTAACAAATCTAATGACTGATCAAGAAAAATATCCTTTTATAAATTTACCCATTGGTGTTTCTGAAGACCGACTTATTGGAAGCATCAATTTAGAAGAGTTGATTAATGCGAAAAAAGAAGTGATTAACCTTGGGTTAATGGCGCAAGCTCACCAAGGTGTTTTATATGTAGATGAGGTAAATTTATTACAAGATTATCTTACAGATATTTTATTAGATGCCGCTGCTTCGGGAAATTATTACTTAGAAAGAGAGGGAATTTCTCGTTATTTTAAAAGTCGCTTTTGTTTAGTAGGTTCTATGAATCCTGAAGAAGGAAGTTTAAGACCACAACTAAAAGACCGTTTTGGTTTAAGTGTAAACATTACCACAACTACAGATGCTAAAGTACGTCAGCAAATTATTAAGCAACGTTTTCAGTTTGATGATAACCCTGCGGATTTTGTTGCTAATTATAAAAGTAAAGACCAACGTATTGCAACGCAAATTGAAACCGCTAAAAACAAGTTAAAAACGGTTCTTATAAACGATGCTATTATAGAATATTGTAGTCAATTAGCGATAGAGCATCAAGTAGAAGGTTTGCGTGCAGACATTTTATTATTGAAAACGGCAAGGGCTTTTGCGGCGTATCAAAACGCGACAGAAGTCACTAAAGAAGATGTTGATAAAATAGCCGATTTTGTATTAAACCACCGAAGTTTAAATAAGTCTCCGAATCAGCAAAACCCGAATCAAAATGAAAACGAGCAACCCAAAGAAACTCTATCTGAAGGAAATACATCTAAAGAAGAAAATATCCATTTTTTAAGTCCTAAAAACGATTTTCAAAAACAAAAAAATACGTTTACAGATAAGATAGAAAATGGCTCTAAAGCAATTCACTATAACCAAGGAAATGTTTCTACTACAGACACAAAAAAAACGGTGAGTCAATATGTAGCTACCGATAAGTTTGAAATAAAGACGAAACACAAAAAATCACTTTTAAAAGAACACCATATCTTTTTAATAGATTCTAGTGGTTCTATGTTAAAAAATCAAATTATAGCGTATGCAAAAGGAGCTGTAGATAAAATTGCTACACAATCTAAAAACCAGAACACTCAGTTTTCTATTGTTTCTTTGTTTGATGGAGAAGCGCAACATATTTTACATAGAACTGCTGTTTTAAAAGATATTGAAATTGCACTAACTTCTCTTAAAACAGGTGGAAAAACGAACTTAACTGCCGGTTTTAAACAAATAAAAAGTATTTGTGTTGATGTTGATTTTAAACACAATTTACATATTATAACAGACGGAAAGTTAAATACAGATAGTAATTTAGAAGCAACAGTATTGGCTTTTCAAACGTATTGTAAAGGCGTACATAGCACGCAGATTATTGATGCAGAAAAAGGGATGGTAAAAATTGGTGTTGCTGCAGATTTTGCCAATCGTATTCATGCAAATTACCAACCTTTAATTACCGAAAATGAGCACTAAAATAATCCATATTATTACTGGCGGACAACGTTCTGGTAAAAGTGAATACGGAGAAGAAATTGCCTTAAGTTTAGACGATTCGCCAACTTATTTAGCAACTTCTAAATATTGGGATGCTGAATTTAGAAAACGTATAGAAATTCATCAAAATAGACGAACTAATAATTGGACCACCATAGAAGAAACGCTTCATTTAAGTAAAATAACTGCTGTAAATAAAGTACTATTTGTAGATTGTATAACGCTTTGGATAACCAACGTAATGGATCATTTTAAATATGATGCTGCATTAAGTTATCATTTTATTGTTGAAGAATGGAATTTACTTTGCGAGAAAAATAATATCGTTATTGCTATTAGTAATGAGATTGGTTTGGGCGTAATCCCTATGGAAAAAGCAACACGACAATTTGTAGATTTACAAGGAAAAGTGAATCAATATATTGCCAAAAAGGCGACTAAAGTAGATTTTATGGTATCCGGAATTCCAATACACACCAAAGGATGATAAAACAACTGATAATTTCTGCACCAAGTAGTAACGCTGGTAAAACTACGCTTACTTTAGGATTGCTGCGTTTATTTAAAAATAAAAACATTGCGATACAACCTTTTAAGGTTGGTCCAGATTATATAGACCCTAAATTTCATCAATTGGCTTGTAAAAAAGTGGGGGTCAATTTAGATTTATTTATGATGTCTCAAGAAGAGATAAACACCTGTTTAAACTTCTATGGTAAAGAGGCTACAATTAATTGCATAGAAGGTGTAATGGGCTTGTTTGATGGCGCAAAAAAAGACCAAGGTAGTACGGCAGAAATGGCTAAAAAACTAAAAACTCCTGTTTTACTAGTGATTGATGCCAAAGCTGTAGCGTATTCTGTTGCACCGCTTATTCAGGGTTTTGTAAATTTTGATAAAGAAGTAGAAATAATGGGCGTTGTCTTTAACCGCGTAGGTTCCGAGAGGCATTACCACATGCTAAAAGAAGCTTGTGATGATATTGATGTACGTTGTTTTGGGTATTTATCGAATTTAAAGGACATTGAAATTCCGTCTAGACATTTAGGGTTAAACATACAAGAAATAGAAAAATTTGATGTTGTTATTGATAAAATTGCAAACGAACTAGACAAAACAGTAGATTGGAAAGCTATTTTAGAAGCGTCTAAAGAGATTGAACCAAATGCTATTTTATCAACAGAAAAAACAATAGCATCCAAAAAAATAAAATTTGCAGTCGCTAAAGATGCAGCTTTTAATTTTATATATCCGCAGAACATTGCTGCCATGGAAACATTAGGCGAAGTGGTGTTTTTTAGTCCGATAGCTGATGTAAAAATTCCTGTTTGCGATTTTATATATTTACCTGGCGGATACCCAGAAATGTATTTAAAAGAATTGTCTAGCAATACAGAAATGCTGAAAAGCATTAAAGAATTCGCACAAAATGACGGTAAAATCTATGCTGAATGTGGCGGAATGATGTATTTAGGAAAAGCGATTATTTCAGAAAATAACGAAGCTTTCAAAATGGTAAATTATTTTGATTTTGAAGCTTCAATAGCGGATAAAAAATTGCATTTGGGGTATCGTACTTCTGCCATAAATAAACATATTTTTAAAGGGCACGAGTTTCATTATTCTAGTTTAGTAAACGATACTGAAACCACCATAAATGCCACAATTACAAATGCAAGAAATGGTGATACAAACACTAAAATTTATAAAAAACAACGGGTAATGGGTTCTTATGTACATCACTATTTTGGTACATCAGAAAAACTGTTACAATTGATTAACGAAATAAACGATTAGCACATGAAAATTTATACAAGAAAAGGAGACAAAGGTACTACCGGAGTTTTTGGAGGGAAAAGAGAATTTAAAAACTCTGCAAGAATTGAATGTATTGGAACTTTAGATGAAGTAAATTCTACCATTGGTTTAATGCGTTCTAAACTAGGAAACGAACACGAATGGCAACCAAATTTACATCGCATTCAGAAAGATATGATGAATATGATGTCTCACTTAGCAAGACCTTCTGATTCTAAAAAAGAAAATCCGAATCCGGAACCGAAAGATGGCGCAGATTTTTGTGAGGTTTGGATGGACGAAATGGAAGCAAATATTAGCTCTCCATCAGATTATTTTTTATTGCCTGGTGGAAATGAAATATCGGCACTTTGCCATGTTTGTAGAACACAAATGCGCAGAGGAGAAAGACAATTGGTTACCTTAATG
Protein-coding regions in this window:
- a CDS encoding precorrin-6A/cobalt-precorrin-6A reductase yields the protein MILVFGGTTEGKKTAALLESMAMPFVYSTKTNISFDITKIARYRYGALDEKELESYLLENNIQTIINASHPFAEILHKTIAKVAEKLQIPVLKFGRELLSKTIHPLVKYVNSYDAAFALLKEKQTLLALTGVQSIKKLHPWWQENTTYFRILNRPESLAIAKESNFPEKQLILGLPSDSLEKEIELIKMHHIDVILTKETGNSGFLSTKIEAALQTNAEIIIINQPKTPSYFTVVFHEIDLQRILTNTPTPTLLTNTSQLWD
- the cbiD gene encoding cobalt-precorrin-5B (C(1))-methyltransferase CbiD; the encoded protein is MGLREIPKGPLREGFTTGTCATAAAKAGLMAIIHQKKNSTVNVHLPIDKILEITIHSCEFTENTATCSVIKDAGDDPDVTNGAEIGCILKLTQEKDIQFIAGEGVGTVTLKGLELAIGEPAINPVPRKMITSAIQKLLHDYDLECGVSVTVFVTNGKKLAKRTLNERVGIMNGISILGTTGIVKPYSSSSYIASIEQGIDVAVANKITELVINSGARSEKFLSEKFNHLPAYAFIHYGNWIGETLTKINECNIKKVSIGIMLGKAVKLAGGITDTHSCVSSWNKDFVVDLAQQIGFEDGDKIKELNMAGRLIELFEFEQNSPFFQLLLEHCYKHTHTKMKQVALDIYLIHKNGTLIKYIK
- a CDS encoding AAA family ATPase: MIADKKQINFPFSAIVGQDNFKLALILNLVDPLIGGVLAIGDKGTGKTTLIRSLTNLMTDQEKYPFINLPIGVSEDRLIGSINLEELINAKKEVINLGLMAQAHQGVLYVDEVNLLQDYLTDILLDAAASGNYYLEREGISRYFKSRFCLVGSMNPEEGSLRPQLKDRFGLSVNITTTTDAKVRQQIIKQRFQFDDNPADFVANYKSKDQRIATQIETAKNKLKTVLINDAIIEYCSQLAIEHQVEGLRADILLLKTARAFAAYQNATEVTKEDVDKIADFVLNHRSLNKSPNQQNPNQNENEQPKETLSEGNTSKEENIHFLSPKNDFQKQKNTFTDKIENGSKAIHYNQGNVSTTDTKKTVSQYVATDKFEIKTKHKKSLLKEHHIFLIDSSGSMLKNQIIAYAKGAVDKIATQSKNQNTQFSIVSLFDGEAQHILHRTAVLKDIEIALTSLKTGGKTNLTAGFKQIKSICVDVDFKHNLHIITDGKLNTDSNLEATVLAFQTYCKGVHSTQIIDAEKGMVKIGVAADFANRIHANYQPLITENEH
- a CDS encoding bifunctional adenosylcobinamide kinase/adenosylcobinamide-phosphate guanylyltransferase; translation: MSTKIIHIITGGQRSGKSEYGEEIALSLDDSPTYLATSKYWDAEFRKRIEIHQNRRTNNWTTIEETLHLSKITAVNKVLFVDCITLWITNVMDHFKYDAALSYHFIVEEWNLLCEKNNIVIAISNEIGLGVIPMEKATRQFVDLQGKVNQYIAKKATKVDFMVSGIPIHTKG
- a CDS encoding cobyrinate a,c-diamide synthase, translating into MIKQLIISAPSSNAGKTTLTLGLLRLFKNKNIAIQPFKVGPDYIDPKFHQLACKKVGVNLDLFMMSQEEINTCLNFYGKEATINCIEGVMGLFDGAKKDQGSTAEMAKKLKTPVLLVIDAKAVAYSVAPLIQGFVNFDKEVEIMGVVFNRVGSERHYHMLKEACDDIDVRCFGYLSNLKDIEIPSRHLGLNIQEIEKFDVVIDKIANELDKTVDWKAILEASKEIEPNAILSTEKTIASKKIKFAVAKDAAFNFIYPQNIAAMETLGEVVFFSPIADVKIPVCDFIYLPGGYPEMYLKELSSNTEMLKSIKEFAQNDGKIYAECGGMMYLGKAIISENNEAFKMVNYFDFEASIADKKLHLGYRTSAINKHIFKGHEFHYSSLVNDTETTINATITNARNGDTNTKIYKKQRVMGSYVHHYFGTSEKLLQLINEIND
- a CDS encoding cob(I)yrinic acid a,c-diamide adenosyltransferase; this encodes MKIYTRKGDKGTTGVFGGKREFKNSARIECIGTLDEVNSTIGLMRSKLGNEHEWQPNLHRIQKDMMNMMSHLARPSDSKKENPNPEPKDGADFCEVWMDEMEANISSPSDYFLLPGGNEISALCHVCRTQMRRGERQLVTLMQEDPECVHDYIMSYVNRMSDLFFTMARAEMDKHGVAEEKWNLFLYKRKKKKS